From Achromobacter spanius, a single genomic window includes:
- a CDS encoding Zn-ribbon domain-containing OB-fold protein has translation MQNSFNSTHTAGDEAVGPEQYFQRMLEQGQFMIQRCETTGRAVFFPRAISPYGGGPLRWEAAKGGGTIYSTTVVRQRPERGGNYCVVLVDLDEGPRLMSTVVDMEPLAVTIGMRVCAQVRRQSSGVPRVVFVRAD, from the coding sequence GTGCAGAATTCCTTTAACAGCACACACACAGCGGGCGACGAGGCAGTCGGCCCCGAGCAGTACTTCCAGCGCATGCTTGAACAAGGGCAGTTCATGATTCAGCGCTGCGAAACAACCGGCCGCGCCGTCTTCTTTCCTCGAGCCATCTCCCCTTATGGCGGCGGACCCTTGCGTTGGGAAGCCGCCAAGGGCGGCGGCACCATCTATTCGACCACCGTCGTGCGCCAACGCCCCGAACGGGGTGGGAACTATTGCGTCGTCCTGGTGGACCTTGACGAAGGACCGCGCCTGATGAGCACCGTTGTCGATATGGAGCCCCTGGCGGTGACGATCGGCATGCGAGTGTGTGCGCAGGTCCGCCGCCAGTCCTCTGGCGTGCCGCGCGTGGTGTTTGTGCGCGCGGACTGA
- a CDS encoding acetyl-CoA acetyltransferase: MTTSTRGASAIVGIGTTPGWNSPGFSALDQLGIAVQAAAADAGIGVDQIDGLFTSTLTHFMPALSVAEYLGIHPTYMDGTNIGGSSFLAHLLSATLALQAGLCKVACISYGSNQLSAGGKLTTLTEPAPWEAMYSPRNPISGYALATARHMHQYGTTREQLASVAVAARQWAQLNPAAHERGPLSIADALDSRPISDPLTLRDCCLVTDGGGAMILVAAERVPEFTNTPVYVLGVGEATTHRQISTMVDLTVTGAVQSGQRAFEMARVAPQEIDVLQLYDAFTINPILFLEDLGYCAKGEGGAFVASGVTAPGGALPVNTNGGGLSCNHPGMYGIFAAIEAVHQIRRSAGARQVDGVDLALAHGNGGQLASQVTAILGSRATL, encoded by the coding sequence ATGACTACTAGCACAAGAGGGGCCTCGGCGATTGTCGGGATCGGCACCACGCCTGGCTGGAACAGCCCCGGGTTCTCGGCTTTGGATCAACTCGGCATCGCCGTTCAGGCGGCGGCAGCCGATGCGGGCATCGGCGTCGACCAGATCGACGGCTTGTTCACGTCCACACTGACGCATTTCATGCCCGCCCTGTCCGTGGCGGAGTATCTCGGCATCCATCCGACCTATATGGATGGCACCAACATCGGTGGATCTTCATTTCTGGCCCACCTGTTGTCTGCCACGCTTGCCCTGCAAGCCGGGCTGTGCAAAGTGGCCTGCATTTCCTATGGGTCAAACCAACTGTCGGCGGGCGGCAAGCTGACCACCCTGACCGAACCCGCACCCTGGGAGGCAATGTATTCGCCGCGCAACCCCATCAGTGGCTACGCATTGGCTACCGCGCGCCACATGCACCAGTACGGAACCACGCGTGAACAGTTGGCCAGCGTCGCGGTCGCCGCGCGCCAGTGGGCGCAGCTCAATCCTGCCGCGCACGAGCGCGGCCCCCTGAGCATTGCCGATGCTCTGGATTCCCGGCCCATATCCGATCCTCTCACGCTGCGGGACTGCTGCCTGGTGACCGACGGCGGCGGAGCGATGATTCTCGTCGCCGCCGAGCGCGTGCCGGAATTTACCAACACGCCGGTCTATGTTCTGGGTGTCGGTGAGGCAACCACGCATCGCCAGATATCGACCATGGTAGACCTCACGGTCACCGGTGCCGTGCAATCCGGCCAACGCGCCTTCGAGATGGCGCGCGTCGCGCCACAAGAGATCGACGTCCTGCAGCTCTACGACGCATTCACCATCAACCCGATTCTGTTTCTTGAGGACCTGGGTTACTGCGCCAAGGGCGAAGGTGGCGCGTTCGTGGCGTCAGGCGTGACCGCGCCCGGTGGCGCACTGCCGGTCAACACCAACGGCGGCGGCCTGTCCTGCAACCACCCGGGCATGTACGGCATTTTCGCGGCCATCGAGGCGGTGCACCAGATCCGCCGCTCCGCAGGCGCCAGACAGGTTGACGGCGTCGATCTGGCCCTGGCCCACGGCAATGGCGGCCAGTTGGCCAGCCAGGTCACGGCGATTCTCGGATCGCGCGCCACCCTGTAA
- a CDS encoding LysR family transcriptional regulator, with product MELRQLRTVLAIAETGSLTKAAELLHVVQPALSRQLKQLEDELGTPLFERNRLGMVLTVPGRRFVDQVRVSLKGLNEARADIGAAKSDLLGTVSIGMLPGLAAALAGPLVIALQQQYPNLRVRIATGFSDFLQEGLEGGKLDICLMGDYLQSELLQTSPVYSEPIYVLGLPGSGLSEDAPMTLEAVSRMPMVVPEARSLRNVIDRACTILGVNLNLVAESDSTAVILDLVSRGVGYTILPVIPIMTMLAEKRIEGAPIISPTLQRTVIIGTAVLNRNPRIVNVLHAELMRLLEPYIRQFDHAGVRWLAG from the coding sequence ATGGAACTCAGGCAGTTAAGAACGGTCTTGGCGATCGCGGAAACCGGCAGCCTCACCAAGGCAGCGGAACTGCTGCACGTCGTACAGCCCGCCCTGTCCCGACAGCTGAAACAGTTGGAAGACGAACTGGGCACTCCGCTTTTCGAGCGCAACCGGCTCGGAATGGTGCTGACCGTGCCAGGCCGCCGATTTGTCGATCAGGTGCGGGTATCCCTTAAGGGGCTCAATGAAGCTCGGGCCGACATCGGCGCCGCAAAATCGGATCTTCTTGGTACGGTGTCCATCGGCATGCTGCCCGGCCTGGCGGCCGCGCTTGCCGGCCCGCTCGTCATTGCCCTGCAACAGCAGTATCCCAACCTGCGCGTGCGCATCGCCACCGGCTTCTCGGATTTCCTGCAAGAGGGCCTTGAGGGCGGCAAGCTTGATATTTGCCTCATGGGCGACTATCTGCAATCCGAACTTCTGCAGACCTCGCCCGTTTATTCCGAGCCCATATATGTCCTGGGCCTGCCGGGATCCGGATTGTCCGAGGACGCCCCGATGACGCTCGAGGCCGTCTCCAGAATGCCCATGGTGGTTCCGGAAGCGCGCAGCTTGCGCAACGTGATAGACCGGGCCTGCACCATCCTCGGCGTCAACCTGAATCTGGTTGCGGAATCGGATAGCACTGCGGTCATTCTCGATCTGGTGTCACGCGGCGTCGGCTACACCATCCTGCCAGTCATCCCCATCATGACGATGCTGGCCGAAAAGCGCATCGAAGGCGCTCCCATCATCAGCCCCACGCTGCAACGCACCGTGATCATCGGCACCGCCGTCCTGAACCGCAACCCTCGCATCGTCAATGTCCTGCATGCTGAGCTGATGCGCTTGCTCGAGCCCTACATCAGGCAGTTCGACCACGCCGGTGTACGCTGGCTGGCTGGCTGA